Below is a window of Myroides profundi DNA.
TTTGAGAACTACTAAATAATCCATTAACACCTCTTTTCTTACCATCTTTCCCCTCTAAGTTACCACTGTCTAATAATAACTCTTCTATACGACCATTAATATTTCCTTTGCAACAAGCATAATAATCCATTCCCCACTTATTGATAGAAGTAACTTTAGCACCTGATGTAAAAGTATATAATGCATTGTCTTTTAACATAGCTGTATCTAATTTAGGTGGATAAGTATTTTCATTATGATGTTTTAAATTCTTCGTTTGCAAAGTGGTGCAGCTCTCCCACTTAGCCCATTTATTATTAATATTAAATTGAAGAAAAGCGATATATCTAGTATCCATTCCAATCCCATCATTATCAAAACAAATAGGTAATAAAGAACAATCACTTATAGGTACTCTCCATTGTAACTTAAAACATTGAGGCAATACATCCGAATCATGAATCCCTATCGTTTCAAATTGCTTATTTTCAAATGAATACAGGAATAATTCTTTTTGATTTTTAATAAATCCAAATTGATTATCAATAGAGAAAAGAACAGGGTGTTGCTTTACACTGTAATACTTCTCTCTATAATCTAATTCAATAATCTTAAATTCTTCAGAAGATATATAAATCATTTGATAGTACATACTCTCTTCATTATAAGATAAAAAGATAGCTGTACAATCATCCACTGTCTTTGCTGTTAAAATAGGATGCCCAATAGTTATTTTCTTAACTAATTCTAATTTCATATAGATTAGATTATAATCCCCTAAAATACAGAAAATATATTGTATACTGTAATATTTTTAACTAAGAGTAATGTAGCTTTAGAACTAATGAAAAAGCTATGAAGTAGAAATACTCAATCATACTTTGGATTTTACTTGATGACAATAATAGAAAACCTTTATGTAGTGTAGGCTTTGTTTAAAATACTTGATTCGTTTTGATATTAAACTACATAGTCAGGCCATTCATTAGGCACTTCACCACTGAATCCCATTTTAGGTAAATTATTGATTTGATCCATATCTTGATCACTTAGTTCAAAATCAAAAATGTTCATATTATCAATAATTCTTTCTAGAGTGTTAGACTTCGGTATTGCTATTGTATTATGTTGTAAACACCATCTTAAACATACCTGAGAGATTGACTTATTATGTTTCTTTGCAATACTGATTAACACCTCATTGTCAAACACTTTACCTCTAGCTAATGGTGACCAGGCTTCTATGACAATATTTTTCTTTTCACAATATGCTTTTAATTCTGGCTGCCAATACCCTGGATGAAATTCTAACTGATTAATAGCAGGGATAACTTTAGCCGTTTCTAATAAAGCCTCTAAGTGCTCTTCCCAAAAGTTACTTACTCCTATTGATTTTATTTTACCTGCAGCTTGTAATTCTTCCATAGCACGCCAAGTATCTGCATTCACTTTTTTCCAATTATCACCGAAGTTTTTATAATTAGCTGGCCAGTGAATTAAATAAAGATCGATATAATCAAGACCTAGTTTCTCTAACGAAATATCGAGTGCCTTTTTAGTCTCTTCATATCCCATATTTTCTCTCCATACTTTTGTAGTCACAAAGATATCTTCTCTAGGAACACCACTCTCTTTTATACCTTGCCCTACTTCTTCTTCATTCTGATATATAGCAGCTGTATCTAGTAAGCGATACCCTTTACTTAAAGCATTTTTTACTGCTAAAATCCCTTCTGCTTTAGTTGCTTTGTAAGTTCCAAATCCGATTGACGGAATTAGATTTCCATCATTAAGTTTTATTTTATTCATCATGTTTTCTTTTAAGTAAATTATTCCAAGTGAACTCCCCTAAAGGTAATATAAAAAGTCTTTTTTGAAAAACAAAAATTAACCTTAGAAGTAAGATAGATATATCTTTATAGGTTAGATATAAGGCGTCATTCTTATAAATGACACTGTGAATATTCACTATAAATTACTTCAACTTATATCTCTAAGTAGTTTTAATAATTGGAATTATGTAAAAGTAAAGTACTGTATTTTTAACCAATTATAAAATGGATATTAAACAGAATTTAATGGATTATTATAAGATACCCCTCCATATCTAATGCTAAGACGAATGCAAGTCTTTTTAATGCATTTATTCTTCTGATTTAAATAGAGGGAAGTTAATCAACTGTTCATCAGAGGATTTTATAAATTCCTTTGGGCTAACCCCTGTAAACTCTTTAAACTCCCTTATATAATGAGATTGATCATAATAATCACTCTGATAAGAAAGTGTCGTTAAGTTCTTAAACCTACTCTCTCTTAACAAATCAAGGCTAGACTGAAATCGCATAATTCTTGAAAACAACTTAGGAGACATCCCTATATGTTGTTTTACAAGTCGTTCTAATGTTCTCTCAGAAGTATTTATTTCATCTTGTATTTCTTTTAATGATCTCCCCTTTTGTAATAATAGAGAGATATAATCTACCTTTTTATTCTCAAACCTATTAAACTGAATCTGCTCCAATAGAAAAGAAGATAATAAACCTATCTTCTCCTCAATAGTATCCGCGTGTACTAGTTGTTCTAAAAGCGTATTAGGGACAATGTCTTCTAAGGCTATATTCTTATTACTAAACTCAATAGCATCATATTTAAATAACGCCTTTAAAGCTGTAGGTTCTAGATATGCTCCGATTATCCTGAAACTCCCCTCTACACTCTGATCTGTAAACTGACTAAACTGTCCATAGACATAGAGTTGTGGAGCTACTCGATGATATTGATCTAAAAATAAGTTAGGCCTATCTTGATAGATTAAGGTAGGTATACCATCAGGAAGTATCTTAAAAGTTTGTTTTTCTGCCTTATCATTTGAGTTCTCTAATACCCAAAAATAACGGACATAATCTCGTAAGGGCAATATTGGCAGGATCTCTCGATAGTGCATAACTAAATCTTATTATTACATCAAAGATACTATATTTTACACCTTTAATTTTCTCTTTTTAATATACTACAACTAACAATAGAAAAAAACAGAAATATTATTCTAAATTGCTTGGCTTAAATTGACAAGAATATGATAACGATACAACCTTATGACCCTAAATACTTTGATGAACTAACTTCTTATGAATTAGATGAACAACAAGCTACGTTTGCTCTTGTACCAAAGAATATGCTAACTAATCCTGAAATTATGGAGAATACAATGCGTACCCAATATTGTATCTTATCTCATGACACCCCAGTAGGCCTATTCTCATTAGATCTTTCTGATGATCGTTTGATATATACAGAGAATAAAGATTCTATACTACTCCGTGCGTTATCTATCATGCCTAATCAACAAGGCAAAGGAATAGCTAAAGCGACTATGCTTCTATTACCTGACTTGGTAAGAGAATATTACCCTACTGTAAATAAAATAGTCTTTGGGGTTAGCTATGAGAATACACTCGCTTATAATCTATACTTAAAAACGGGTTATGATGATTCTGGAAGAACATATCAAGGCATTAAAGGCCCACAGCACTGTATGACTAAAAGTTTATAGTCTATTAAAAGCTATACAGTTATAATAAGACGAGACAACTTTTGGTAGCAGTGAGTCCGTAGTGAGTCCGTTATGAGTCCGTAGTGACTCCGTTAAAATAGCATATTTAACGGAGTCACTACAGACTTAATGTAGAAAGAATAAGAACCTAATCGCAACTAGATACAGTCAGAGTAGTATTAATTATAGGAAAAACAAATAAGGGCTAACTTGTTTAACTAACAAGCTAACCCTTATTCCTTTATTGAATATTTAACCCACATTACACATTAGCCAAATACTACAAAGCAATTCTACTTCGTAGTTCTTTCATTAGCTCTAAAACCATACTATAGTATGCTTTTATCACTAATTCAGACCTATTTTGTATAATTACTTTTCGTTTATATGTCTATTGCATAATCTGGGTTTAAAAGTAAATTATTTGGCAGGTGTAATATATTTTACTGTTATTTTATTACTTCCTATCGCATAGTATTTATTTAATTGACCTTCGTATTTTTTATTAACCCAAAGCTCTTCGATATCACCATAGTTATATACATCAGATAATACAATTTTTCCATAATCATCATCTAGACTATCTAAACGGCTATAATCTAATACTTTCTTCCCTTCGTGCTCTATTAACTTCACATTACATCCTGAAATATCTGTAATCGTCAATAGTTTAGAACAGAATCTTAAGTCTAATGTTAACTTTCCTTTAAGTGATGAGGCTGGTATCACTAAGATAGTCTCTAAGTTAGTCTGTTTAGTAAGATCTAATTCCTTTAATCCTTTTATGTTATTCGCTTGAAAACCTGTTAATGAATTATCAGCAAGACTTAGTTTACCTTGAATATCTAAATAATCAACAGACATTCTATTTAAGCTCTTACTACCTGATAAATTAATATCCTGAACAACAACATCTTCAGAATTTAAATTAATTCGCACCAGTTTAGGAGCATTTAGATTTACATTTTTAAACTTGTGATCTTGAATTTCTAATAACTCTAAACGGCTAGCACTCATTGTTAAGTCACCTTCCATTCCTAATACATTAGCATATAGTTCTTTTGGTTGTGTCTTACTAACGATATCAAATAAATTCTCTTTGATAGCATAACAACGATTTACATTTAATGTACCTACTAAACTTCCATTTAAATCAATAGACTTAAGGTCATTATTATTAAAGAAATCTAGCATTCTCAATTCTTTAGCCCCTTTGATAGAAATAGTTTTAATACTTTGATTATTATATCTACCCATAGATAAGTCTTCTAAACTAGCTGGTACTTCTAGTACTACATCCTCTGCTAGGGTGTGGTAGTTTATTTCTAATACTCTTAAAGAAGTAAAGTATTTTAACGTACTTAAATCTTCATTTTTAAGTGCATACTTAGTTCCGTTATAACCAGTCTCATCGTGGTTCATATATAAAATCTCGATTTTTTCTAAATCAGATTTTTTAAATATATTTCCACTTACGGCTTTAGGTGCTTTCTCTCCTAAAACAGCAGTAATTGCTTTAGCAAAATTCTCTGATAATTCTATCTCCGTTTTTGCCTTTACAGTGATAGATAAGTTAGTAGATATTTTATAGTTACTATCTGCTATAGCCGCTAATACTGCATTCCCTTCTTTTACTCCAGTTATCGTATTATCACTATCTACAGTTACAATATCTTTTCCTTCTACTACCTGAAGTTTAGCTGCCTGTACAAGAGCTCCTTTACTATCAATAATTCTAAAAGGAACTACCTCGCCTTCTGTTAGTTCTATCTTTCCGTCTGCAAAAGCATTTCCATTTTGATCTACTATTTGTAGTGTTTCTAATTCTTTTACTGAATTGTCATCGCTAGAGCAAGAAGCTAATACGACAGTAGAAGTTAGTAAAATAGTAGCGACTTCACGAGAGTAGTGTGTCATTGTCTTCATTTAATTTTAGTGTTATAGTTATTATTTAATTAATTTGTATTCTACGTTAACTTTAATAAATCCAGATGCCTGATAATGGTCTATGATAAACTGAAATGCCAACTTGTCATCCGTTAATTTAGTTTCTGTTTTATACCAAGTATTATTTTGATACATATCGTCTTTTTCTAGAATAGATCCTGAGTTTATATATTGAACAGGATTTACAGAACCACCTTGTTCAAAGTTTTCTATCGCTATAGGATTAGCTTCTTTTAATAGTTTTTGAAGTCTATCCCAAGCTGTATATTCATATTGAAAAGGAATAATAGTGATTGGATTATCATAGGTATCTTTTCCTTTCCCAATAACTTTAACTTCTTTAGTTTTTAAGTCTATCTCGATATCATCTAAAGACATCGAAAAACTCTCATCAGAAGAAGAACTCAAATTGATTAGTTCCATGATAGCCATAGGAGCTGGCTGTTGTGTCCAGAATTCTTTATCGTTAACAGTAAGCTCTCTAAATAGGTAGTAACAGTATGACTCTATTCCCATAGCATTACTTACCATTTTAAGAATAGGTCTGTCAGCAGTAGCCTTCTCACTTAAAGTAATAAAAGTCTTACCGTTTACAGGTATTTTTGCAGGAGAATTGATAGGAGTCAAATACTCATTTCCTTTAAAATCAATTAACCCTGTCACCTCTAGCTCTCCTATCATAGTATATAGATCAAGGCCGTGCTTCTTATATCCTTCTATTAATTCTTTCTGTGCTGGTGTTAAATCAAGAAGCCCTGCTATCGGTGTTATTACTATTTCAAGTGATTTCTCTAGCTTGATCTGGCTATCGTTTTTAGCTATTTCCAGTTGTATATAAGCATTGTTTTTAAGTGCTCTTCTCGTTTTACTACTAATGGTCAGTACAGCCTTTTTTTGTCCAGGCTCTAGTACTATTTTAGGATTGTCTATTTCGGCAATTACCTGCCCATTCACGACATTACTAGTTAACTTGAATTCTAGTTCTACCTTCTCTTTCATAGAACTAACTAATAGTACATTTACATCAATCTTATCCGTAGAATTATCTTGTAAACTCAAAGTACTCACAGGCATTAAAACGATCTTATTCTCTCCTGTAAATTGACTTTTAGAATTGTCGTCACTAGAACAAGATATAATAGACATTGAGGCAAGAAGTACACTTGCACTTACAATCATTTTTTTAAAAAAGTTATTTTTCATTTGTTTTAGAATTAATTATTTAATAGTTTCCCATCTTTCATTCTGAACAGCATTGGGATTATATCTTAGTTCGCTATCTGGTATAGGCCAAGTCCATCTATAATCTGTATTTGCTACAGTAGATAGTCGATTATTAGAGTCAGGGAGGTATCTTATACTCTCTACATTCCATCTTTTTAAATCAAATAGATTGATCTTTTCTCCAATAAACTCTTTTTGCTTCTCGCTCTGCATAATCAGGTATAAAGAACTTCTAGACTGTCCTTGTTCTATAAGAGGGCAATTAACAGCAGTCAAAAATGTGTTTAAATATTGAGTAGCTTCACTTAACTTACCTTGTTCTATTAAACTCTCTATTAAAATGAAATAAGATTCCGTATTACGAGATAAGACGATATTCCTTTGACTAAAGTCTTTATACTCTGTTTTATACTTTCCTAAAAGGCTCCTATTCTCCATTTTACCTTCATTATTTAAGGCTAACATTTCATAAGCATATTGAGATTTATTAGCACGTATATCTCCTTTAGTAAAAGCCACTAAATGATTGATATATAAATAATCCCCTTTAGTAAAATCATAGCTTAAGTAATTATTTGGATTTTTTTGATTTGTGCGTATCCAGAATACATTCGTTTTATTTTGACTAAAATCAGTATTCCACATACTTCCATAACTAGTTTCTGTATTAGGTAATTCTGGAAACTCTTCAGTCAATGCTCTTGCTGTTTTCTCTGCTAGCTCAAACTCTTTTGTAAACAGAAAAACTTGTGCTTCTAGATTCTTTGCTGCAGCATTAGTCATCAAATAATTATACTGTTGCGTGTGTTTTTTCATCAGATCAATTCCTTGATCCAGTAAACTTTTAATTACAGTGATAGATTCCTGTTGTGTCAATCGCTTATTATTCTCTACTACTAGATTATCTTTTGCTATAATTCCCAATGCTGATGGATCATATCGCTTGCTATAGAGTTGTAATAAATCGAAATAGATGTAGGCTTTTAGTACCATAGCATTTCCTTTGATATAATCCCACTCTTCTGTTTTGTTAGCTATATACTGTTCGGTAGCTAATAATGCATTAATGTGTACT
It encodes the following:
- a CDS encoding RagB/SusD family nutrient uptake outer membrane protein, whose product is MKRLFVFILSITAFTACSLEEKNQEEISGDGVINSISKAYNVLSQAYLSLPVSGEEFTILSNDLQPSYLINMKPDTKLLYSWQAQEIRNNSGHVWTSYYKALVHINALLATEQYIANKTEEWDYIKGNAMVLKAYIYFDLLQLYSKRYDPSALGIIAKDNLVVENNKRLTQQESITVIKSLLDQGIDLMKKHTQQYNYLMTNAAAKNLEAQVFLFTKEFELAEKTARALTEEFPELPNTETSYGSMWNTDFSQNKTNVFWIRTNQKNPNNYLSYDFTKGDYLYINHLVAFTKGDIRANKSQYAYEMLALNNEGKMENRSLLGKYKTEYKDFSQRNIVLSRNTESYFILIESLIEQGKLSEATQYLNTFLTAVNCPLIEQGQSRSSLYLIMQSEKQKEFIGEKINLFDLKRWNVESIRYLPDSNNRLSTVANTDYRWTWPIPDSELRYNPNAVQNERWETIK
- a CDS encoding aldo/keto reductase produces the protein MNKIKLNDGNLIPSIGFGTYKATKAEGILAVKNALSKGYRLLDTAAIYQNEEEVGQGIKESGVPREDIFVTTKVWRENMGYEETKKALDISLEKLGLDYIDLYLIHWPANYKNFGDNWKKVNADTWRAMEELQAAGKIKSIGVSNFWEEHLEALLETAKVIPAINQLEFHPGYWQPELKAYCEKKNIVIEAWSPLARGKVFDNEVLISIAKKHNKSISQVCLRWCLQHNTIAIPKSNTLERIIDNMNIFDFELSDQDMDQINNLPKMGFSGEVPNEWPDYVV
- a CDS encoding helix-turn-helix domain-containing protein, encoding MHYREILPILPLRDYVRYFWVLENSNDKAEKQTFKILPDGIPTLIYQDRPNLFLDQYHRVAPQLYVYGQFSQFTDQSVEGSFRIIGAYLEPTALKALFKYDAIEFSNKNIALEDIVPNTLLEQLVHADTIEEKIGLLSSFLLEQIQFNRFENKKVDYISLLLQKGRSLKEIQDEINTSERTLERLVKQHIGMSPKLFSRIMRFQSSLDLLRESRFKNLTTLSYQSDYYDQSHYIREFKEFTGVSPKEFIKSSDEQLINFPLFKSEE
- a CDS encoding DUF4929 family protein, encoding MKNNFFKKMIVSASVLLASMSIISCSSDDNSKSQFTGENKIVLMPVSTLSLQDNSTDKIDVNVLLVSSMKEKVELEFKLTSNVVNGQVIAEIDNPKIVLEPGQKKAVLTISSKTRRALKNNAYIQLEIAKNDSQIKLEKSLEIVITPIAGLLDLTPAQKELIEGYKKHGLDLYTMIGELEVTGLIDFKGNEYLTPINSPAKIPVNGKTFITLSEKATADRPILKMVSNAMGIESYCYYLFRELTVNDKEFWTQQPAPMAIMELINLSSSSDESFSMSLDDIEIDLKTKEVKVIGKGKDTYDNPITIIPFQYEYTAWDRLQKLLKEANPIAIENFEQGGSVNPVQYINSGSILEKDDMYQNNTWYKTETKLTDDKLAFQFIIDHYQASGFIKVNVEYKLIK
- a CDS encoding GNAT family N-acetyltransferase yields the protein MITIQPYDPKYFDELTSYELDEQQATFALVPKNMLTNPEIMENTMRTQYCILSHDTPVGLFSLDLSDDRLIYTENKDSILLRALSIMPNQQGKGIAKATMLLLPDLVREYYPTVNKIVFGVSYENTLAYNLYLKTGYDDSGRTYQGIKGPQHCMTKSL